The following coding sequences are from one Mycobacteriales bacterium window:
- the hutU gene encoding urocanate hydratase, with translation MASYEPVHAPRGTALSCRGWQQEAALRMLMNNLDPEVAEHPEQLVVYGGSGRAARSWEAYHAIIASLRDLADDETLLVQSGKPVGITRTHEWAPRVLIANSNLVPDWANWEEFRRLESAGLTMYGQMTAGSWIYIGTQGILQGTYETFAAVAEKRFGGSLAGTITLTAGLGGMGGAQPLAITMNGGVAICIDCDPSRISRRIAHGYLDESAADLPDALRRAVVARDARQARSIGVLGNAADMVAELLEMGAPIDVVTDQTSAHDPLSYLPQGVSFADMPALRAEDPAGFTTRARESMAHHVEAMVGFLDAGAEVFDYGNSIRGEAQTAGYARAFDFPGFVPAYIRPLFCQGKGPFRWAALSGDPADIMRTDRAILDLFPENESLARWIRLAQEKVHFQGLPARICWLGYGERDRAGVRFNDMVASGELAAPIVIGRDHLDTGSVASPYRETEAMADGSDAIADWPLLNAMLNVASGASWVSIHHGGGVGIGRSIHAGQVCVADGTALAGEKIARVLSNDPGTGIMRHADAGYADAREVARARGVHIPMAGP, from the coding sequence ATGGCGTCATACGAACCGGTGCACGCGCCCCGTGGGACGGCGCTGTCGTGTCGGGGCTGGCAGCAGGAGGCCGCCCTGCGGATGCTCATGAACAATCTCGACCCGGAGGTCGCCGAGCACCCGGAGCAGCTCGTGGTCTACGGCGGGTCGGGCCGCGCGGCCCGGTCCTGGGAGGCCTACCACGCGATCATCGCGAGCCTGCGCGACCTCGCCGACGACGAGACCCTGCTGGTGCAGTCGGGCAAGCCGGTGGGCATCACCCGGACCCACGAGTGGGCGCCGCGGGTGCTGATCGCCAACTCCAACCTGGTGCCCGACTGGGCCAACTGGGAGGAGTTCCGGCGGCTGGAGTCGGCCGGGCTCACGATGTACGGCCAGATGACGGCCGGGTCGTGGATCTACATCGGTACGCAGGGGATCCTGCAGGGCACCTACGAGACCTTCGCCGCCGTCGCGGAGAAGCGGTTCGGCGGAAGCCTCGCCGGCACCATCACCCTCACCGCCGGCCTCGGCGGGATGGGGGGAGCGCAGCCGCTCGCGATCACGATGAACGGCGGGGTCGCGATCTGCATCGACTGCGACCCGTCCCGGATCTCGCGGCGGATCGCGCACGGCTACCTCGACGAGTCCGCGGCCGATCTCCCGGACGCGCTTCGCCGGGCGGTGGTGGCGCGAGATGCCCGGCAGGCCCGCTCGATCGGCGTGCTGGGCAACGCCGCGGACATGGTGGCGGAACTGCTGGAGATGGGCGCGCCGATCGACGTCGTGACCGACCAGACCTCAGCGCACGACCCGCTCAGCTATCTGCCGCAGGGTGTTTCCTTCGCCGATATGCCCGCCCTGCGCGCCGAGGATCCCGCCGGGTTCACCACCCGGGCCCGGGAGTCGATGGCGCACCACGTCGAGGCGATGGTCGGCTTCCTCGATGCCGGCGCCGAGGTCTTCGACTACGGCAACTCGATCCGCGGCGAGGCCCAGACCGCCGGCTACGCCCGGGCGTTCGACTTTCCGGGGTTCGTGCCGGCCTACATCCGCCCGTTGTTCTGCCAGGGGAAGGGCCCGTTCCGCTGGGCCGCGCTCTCCGGCGATCCGGCCGACATCATGCGCACCGACCGGGCGATCCTCGACCTCTTCCCCGAGAACGAGTCGCTGGCCCGCTGGATCCGGCTCGCCCAGGAGAAGGTGCACTTCCAGGGGCTGCCGGCCCGGATCTGCTGGCTCGGCTACGGCGAGCGGGACCGCGCCGGGGTGCGCTTCAACGACATGGTTGCCTCGGGCGAACTGGCCGCGCCGATCGTCATCGGTCGCGACCACCTCGACACCGGGTCGGTCGCCTCGCCGTACCGGGAGACCGAGGCGATGGCCGACGGGTCCGACGCGATCGCCGACTGGCCGCTGCTCAACGCGATGCTCAACGTCGCGTCCGGGGCGTCCTGGGTGTCGATCCACCACGGCGGCGGCGTCGGCATCGGCCGGTCGATCCACGCCGGTCAGGTGTGCGTCGCCGACGGCACCGCGCTGGCCGGCGAGAAGATCGCGCGGGTGCTGTCCAACGACCCGGGCACCGGCATCATGCGGCACGCCGACGCCGGTTACGCCGACGCGCGTGAGGTGGCCCGCGCCCGCGGCGTGCACATCCCGATGGCCGGCCCATGA